Proteins encoded in a region of the Triticum dicoccoides isolate Atlit2015 ecotype Zavitan chromosome 3A, WEW_v2.0, whole genome shotgun sequence genome:
- the LOC119269167 gene encoding uncharacterized protein LOC119269167, with product MQAEEDAEFVGARVEAGLRAARFSSPPSSEEFAASIEPKNVPAVFRGVLKGSAASPRWDPLHGGLDYLLEKVGPDVAVEAMMSSTGHVFYGDLRSHERVSIPFSTFMHSCKSYLGHLNAASDSSKDKGIGEEPTCSGEMCSAGLEISEQLYLAQVSILNTENKERCSLEVLKEDIQEPIFLKGKPFSSINFWMSRAHMRSSTHYDPHHNLLCVVAGCKKVTLWSPSASPFLYPMPVYGEASNHSGVSIEEPDYSSYTRAKYMKEYSERVVLNCGDALFIPEGWYHQVDSDDLTIAINFWWKSRIMTEMLEHMDAYYLRRILRRLVDTEMNKIVQKNFFRHAKENNGFQPTDKELRGSGQFNLHNEVKSHDTSDKKGARDTSDKKGAADTSGKKGAPLQSLEPSTLQALYELMSMVHDSVEAVDQNDIAESASQDTSSSQSNERKKTAADDSSLLEKDPVAKIILPVEPLELRSMLLAMVHTFPRTLEGLVLNILGPTGAEILTRKFDEMDQQTTTEEQTEFYKTFYSAFDDQYAAMDTLLNRKELFSFQVFQSVLDQYLRVHVDRPS from the exons ATGCAAGCCGAGGAAGACGCCGAGTTCGTGGGTGCGCGGGTGGAGGCCGGCCTCCGCGCCGCCCGCTTCTCCTCGCCGCCGTCGTCGGAGGAGTTCGCGGCCTCCATCGAGCCCAAGAACGTCCCCGCC GTATTCCGCGGCGTGCTCAAGGGGTCAGCCGCCTCCCCTCGGTGGGATCCTCTCCATGGTGGCCTCGACTACTTGCTG GAGAAGGTGGGGCCTGATGTTGCGGTGGAAGCCATGATGTCGAGCACCGGGCACGTGTTCTATGGGGATCTCAGAAGTCATGAGAGg GTTTCTATCCCATTCTCCACATTCATGCATTCCTGCAAATCTTACCTGGGGCATCTGAATGCTGCTAGTGATTCGTCCAAAGATAAAGGTATTGGGGAGGAGCCAACTTGTTCAGGGGAAATGTGCTCAGCTGGCTTGGAGATTTCCGAGCAACTCTACTTAGCACAG GTGTCAATCCTCAACACTGAGAACAAAGAGAGATGCTCGTTAGAAGTTTTAAAAGAGGACATTCAGGAG CCTATATTTCTGAAAGGAAAACCATTTTCATCAATAAACTTCTGGATGAGTAGGGCTCACATGAGATCAAGTACCCATTATGATCCTCACCATAACCTTCTCTGCGTGGTGGCTGGATGCAAGAAAG TAACTTTGTGGTCTCCCTCCGCATCCCCATTTTTGTATCCAATGCCTGTATACGGGGAGGCCTCCAACCATAG CGGTGTCAGTATTGAGGAACCAGACTATTCAAGTTACACAAGAGCAAAATACATGAAGGAGTATTCTGAAAGGGTTGTCCTAAATTGTGGCGATGCTCTTTTCATACCAGAAGGATG GTATCACCAAGTAGACAGTGATGATTTGACCATAGCAATTAACTTTTGGTGGAAATCAAGAATAATGACTGAAATGTTAGAGCATATGGATGCCTACTATCTACGCCGAATTTTAAGGAG ATTGGTGGATACAGAGATG AACAAAATAGTGCAGAAAAATTTCTTCAGACATGCGAAAGAAAACAACGGTTTTCAGCCAACAGACAAAGAATTGAGAG GCTCTGGGCAATTCAATTTGCACAACGAGGTTAAAAGTCATGATACATCTGACAAGAAAGGTGCACGGGATACATCTGACAAGAAAGGCGCAGCTGATACATCTGGCAAGAAAGGTGCACCATTGCAATCTTTGGAACCCAGCACCCTACAAGCGCTTTATGAACTCATGTCAATGGTTCATGACAGTGTTGAAGCGGTTGACCAAAATGACATAGCAGAATCTGCATCTCAGGATACATCTTCCAGCCAAAGCAATGAAAGAAAGAAGACTGCTGCAGATGATTCATCTCTCTTGGAGAAAGACCCCGTTGCAAAAATCATTTTGCCAGTTGAACCACTCGAGTTGCGGAGTATGCTACTAGCAATGGTG CATACTTTCCCAAGGACATTAGAAGGTTTAGTCCTCAACATACTTGGACCTACAGGAGCAGAGATACTGACTAGGAAGTTTGACGAGATGGATCAACAAACCACAACAGAAGAACA gacTGAGTTCTACAAGACATTCTACAGTGCATTTGATGACCAATATGCTGCAATGGACACACTTCTCAATAGGAAGGAACTGTTTTCTTTCCAG GTGTTCCAGAGTGTCCTTGACCAATATCTTAGGGTGCATGTTGATCGGCCTAGCTAA
- the LOC119269168 gene encoding uncharacterized protein LOC119269168 isoform X1, protein MAAQEAPVQPPSTVEPSSTQNAATLPELPATGSAPPLLGSVHPCRYEPRLPSRPSHASCTAAEEQRLVQFVRYQDFGVMYASDIRADECAVGIAQMTVKEGRQLSIVAEADELDSSNGSTEQHVSTVLDAEHGSKSWTPNLIDVERENRGWVRRHQFSTRWKKDLERPTPCVQRNVECGFKWRFLVWRVRT, encoded by the exons ATGGCAGCCCAGGAAGCTCCAGTTCAGCCGCCATCTACGGTGGAGCCAAGCTCGACCCAGAACGCCGCCACCCTGCCGGAGCTCCCCGCCACCGGATCTGCGCCGCCCCTCCTCGGATCTGTCCATCCATGCCGCTACGAGCCCCGTCTGCCATCGCGTCCTTCACATGCCTCCTGCACCGCCGCGGAGGAGCAGCGCCTCGTCCAGTTCGTCCGTTATCAAGACTTTGGAGTGATGTATGCATCAG ATATAAGAGCCGATGAGTGCGCTGTCGGGATAGCTCAGATGACCGTCAAAGAGGGGCGCCAGCTTTCGATAGTTGCTGAAGCGGACGAGCTCGATTCTTCTAATGGAAGCACTGAGCAGCACGTCTCGACAGTTCTAGATGCAGAGCATGGGTCGAAATCATGGACTCCAAATCTTATTGACGTGGAAAGGGAAAACCGCGGCTGGGTTCGACG GCACCAGTTCAGTACACGTTGGAAGAAGGATTTGGAGAGACCGACCCCATGTGTTCAACGAAATGTGGAGTGTGGTTTTAAATGGAGATTCTTGGTATGGCGTGTGCGGACGTAA
- the LOC119269169 gene encoding dymeclin-like isoform X2 has translation MGVAPSTPRLGEAGAASPGAAEQMFAALVGDRAYPVSSEFWTQLLELPLTQQWPRDRVLQACHAFAQNNYHTKHLAKILIHLVWCLQECTSASSVSSSVYRKAINAAYISSIFLKFIIENAKADNWQELCLDIDKDEKGLENIPSDQSVEYFLMKGVLNYIGSVDVSPESCYLHHELLNLMLVLMSTQLCSGPSPEPKDVHPFIDAAMLQDSSIVASVVQKLLLNFVRRPQIPSNGSHPVFSDDGGPGVLQRVGSAAANFVLLPYYTFNYFVSASAEGATSQLADNSLLVLLILIHYRKCISMNESIPTDSVYMSDSNTNVKDAPAFHENPYCKALNNAKDIQFDHADVEGNAQNGPVVRLSFASLFDALGTCLKDESSVLLLYSLVHGNCDFQEYVLVRTDLDTLLMPILEMLYNASRKTSNQIYMLLIILLILSQDSTFNASVHKLVLPSVPWYQERLMHQTSLGSLMVVVLIRTIKYNLSKLRDVYLHTNCLAILANMGPHAHRLSAYASQRLVSLFDMLSRKYAKLAELKNDKALKVTSDQMEADIISDDTSTELHIYTDFLRIVLEIINAILTYALPRNPEVVYAVLHRQEVFQPFKNHPRFNELLENIYTVLDFFNSRMDMQQLDGEWSVDKVLELINKNCRSWRGEGMKMFTQLRFTYEQESHPEEFFIPYAWRLILSRGFSFNPGAINLFPVEIHVDDSPSSEQKV, from the exons ATGGGGGTGGCGCCGTCGACGCCGAGGCTGGGCGAGGCGGGCGCCGCGTCGCCGGGGGCGGCGGAGCAGATGTTCGCCGCGCTCGTCGGCGACAGGGCCTACCCGGTCTCCTCCGAGTTCTGGACGCAGCTGCTCGAGCTGCCCCTCACCCAGCAGTGGCCGCGGGACCGCGTGCTGCAGGCCTGCCACGCCTTTG CGCAGAACAACTATCATACAAAGCATCTTGCAAAGATCTTGATCCATTTGGTTTGGTGTTTGCAAGAGTGCACATCTGCTTCTTCTGTATCTTCTAGCGTCTATAGAAAGGCTATCAATGCTGCCTATATATCATCCATATTTCTCAAGTTCATTATTGAGAATGCCAAGGCGGATAATTGGCAAGAGCTATGCCTTGACATCGACAAGGATGAAAAGGGGCTGGAAAATATTCCTTCTG ACCAAAGTGTGGAGTATTTTCTGATGAAGGGGGTGCTGAACTACATTGGTAGTGTAGATGTAAG TCCAGAGTCATGCTACCTACATCACGAGCTTCTGAACTTGATGCTAGTCCTTATGTCGACTCAATTATGTTCTGGACCATCTCCAGAACCAAAAGATGTGCATCCATTCATTGATGCGGCTATGCTTCAG GACAGTTCCATAGTAGCTTCGGTTGTTCAAAAGTTACTACTTAATTTTGTAAGGCGACCACAAATTCCTTCAAATGGTTCACACCCTGTTTTCTCTGATGACGGTGGGCCTGGTGTTCTGCAACGAGTTGGCTCAGCAGCTG CAAATTTTGTACTACTGCCATATTATACTTTCAACTATTTTGTAAGTGCAAGCGCTGAAGGTGCGACAAGTCAATTGGCAGATAACAGCTTACTTGTTCTGCTTATTCTGATCCACTACCGAAAATGCATATCAATGAATGAGTCCATTCCAACCGACAGTGTCTACATGAGTGATTCAAATACCAATGTCAAGGATGCACCAGCTTTTCATGAGAACCCTTACTGCAAGGCACTAAACAATGCTAAAGACATTCAAT TTGATCATGCCGATGTTGAGGGAAATGCTCAAAATGGACCCGTTGTCAGGCTGTCTTTTGCATCGCTGTTTGATGCTCTTGGCAC ATGCTTAAAAGATGAGAGCTCAGTTCTGTTGCTCTATTCTCTGGTCCATGGGAACTGCGATTTTCAGGAGTATGTTCTGGTTCGAACAGACTTGGATACTTTG CTTATGCCTATTTTGGAAATGCTCTACAATGCATCAAGGAAGACTTCCAATCAGATCTACATGCTGTTGATAATTCTCCTGATACTTAGTCAAGATTCAACCTTCAATGCTAGTGTGCACAAATTG GTGCTTCCTAGCGTTCCTTGGTACCAGGAGCGCCTCATGCATCAAACTTCTCTGGGATCGTTGATGGTCGTAGTACTAATCCGAACCATCAAGTACAACCTCTCCAAGCTGCGA GATGTCTACCTTCACACGAACTGTCTTGCAATTCTAGCAAACATGGGTCCTCATGCGCATAGGCTGAGTGCATATGCATCTCAAAGGCTGGTTAGCCTCTTCGACATGCTTTCTCGCAA GTATGCCAAATTAGCCGAGTTAAAAAATGACAAGGCTCTCAAAGTTACGTCTGATCAAATGGAAGCAGACATCATTTCAGATGATACG TCAACGGAGCTTCACATATACACTGACTTCTTAAGAATCGTTCTGGAAATCATCAATGCAATCCTTACATATGCATTACCCAGAAATCCTGAG GTTGTGTATGCTGTATTGCATCGACAAGAGGTTTTTCAGCCCTTCAAGAACCATCCTCGTTTCAATGAATTGCTTGAGAATATATACACA GTATTGGATTTCTTCAACAGTAGAATGGACATGCAACAGTTAGACGGGGAATGGTCTGTTGACAAGGTTCTTGAGCTCATTAATAAAAATTGCCGTTCATGGCGTGGGGAAGGAATGAAG ATGTTTACGCAGTTACGATTTACATATGAGCAAGAAAGTCATCCTGAGGAATTCTTCATTCCATACGCATGGAGGCTTATACTATCACGAGG ATTCTCTTTCAATCCTGGTGCCATAAATTTGTTCCCAGTGGAGATTCATGTTGAT GATTCACCATCCAGCGAACAAAAGGTTTAG
- the LOC119269168 gene encoding uncharacterized protein LOC119269168 isoform X2, translating to MAAQEAPVQPPSTVEPSSTQNAATLPELPATGSAPPLLGSVHPCRYEPRLPSRPSHASCTAAEEQRLVQFVRYQDFGVMYASDIRADECAVGIAQMTVKEGRQLSIVAEADELDSSNGSTEQHVSTVLDAEHGSKSWTPNLIDVERENRGWVRRHRHGWGGRVGGSAGDALSQLACVWGSVQV from the exons ATGGCAGCCCAGGAAGCTCCAGTTCAGCCGCCATCTACGGTGGAGCCAAGCTCGACCCAGAACGCCGCCACCCTGCCGGAGCTCCCCGCCACCGGATCTGCGCCGCCCCTCCTCGGATCTGTCCATCCATGCCGCTACGAGCCCCGTCTGCCATCGCGTCCTTCACATGCCTCCTGCACCGCCGCGGAGGAGCAGCGCCTCGTCCAGTTCGTCCGTTATCAAGACTTTGGAGTGATGTATGCATCAG ATATAAGAGCCGATGAGTGCGCTGTCGGGATAGCTCAGATGACCGTCAAAGAGGGGCGCCAGCTTTCGATAGTTGCTGAAGCGGACGAGCTCGATTCTTCTAATGGAAGCACTGAGCAGCACGTCTCGACAGTTCTAGATGCAGAGCATGGGTCGAAATCATGGACTCCAAATCTTATTGACGTGGAAAGGGAAAACCGCGGCTGGGTTCGACG ACATAGGCACGGTTGGGGAGGGCGTGTTGGGGgctcggctggagatgctcttagccagTTGGCTTGTGTTTGGGGATCAGTGCAAGTTTAA
- the LOC119269169 gene encoding dymeclin-like isoform X1, translating into MGVAPSTPRLGEAGAASPGAAEQMFAALVGDRAYPVSSEFWTQLLELPLTQQWPRDRVLQACHAFAQNNYHTKHLAKILIHLVWCLQECTSASSVSSSVYRKAINAAYISSIFLKFIIENAKADNWQELCLDIDKDEKGLENIPSDQSVEYFLMKGVLNYIGSVDVSPESCYLHHELLNLMLVLMSTQLCSGPSPEPKDVHPFIDAAMLQDSSIVASVVQKLLLNFVRRPQIPSNGSHPVFSDDGGPGVLQRVGSAAANFVLLPYYTFNYFVSASAEGATSQLADNSLLVLLILIHYRKCISMNESIPTDSVYMSDSNTNVKDAPAFHENPYCKALNNAKDIQFDHADVEGNAQNGPVVRLSFASLFDALGTCLKDESSVLLLYSLVHGNCDFQEYVLVRTDLDTLLGFCRQLMPILEMLYNASRKTSNQIYMLLIILLILSQDSTFNASVHKLVLPSVPWYQERLMHQTSLGSLMVVVLIRTIKYNLSKLRDVYLHTNCLAILANMGPHAHRLSAYASQRLVSLFDMLSRKYAKLAELKNDKALKVTSDQMEADIISDDTSTELHIYTDFLRIVLEIINAILTYALPRNPEVVYAVLHRQEVFQPFKNHPRFNELLENIYTVLDFFNSRMDMQQLDGEWSVDKVLELINKNCRSWRGEGMKMFTQLRFTYEQESHPEEFFIPYAWRLILSRGFSFNPGAINLFPVEIHVDDSPSSEQKV; encoded by the exons ATGGGGGTGGCGCCGTCGACGCCGAGGCTGGGCGAGGCGGGCGCCGCGTCGCCGGGGGCGGCGGAGCAGATGTTCGCCGCGCTCGTCGGCGACAGGGCCTACCCGGTCTCCTCCGAGTTCTGGACGCAGCTGCTCGAGCTGCCCCTCACCCAGCAGTGGCCGCGGGACCGCGTGCTGCAGGCCTGCCACGCCTTTG CGCAGAACAACTATCATACAAAGCATCTTGCAAAGATCTTGATCCATTTGGTTTGGTGTTTGCAAGAGTGCACATCTGCTTCTTCTGTATCTTCTAGCGTCTATAGAAAGGCTATCAATGCTGCCTATATATCATCCATATTTCTCAAGTTCATTATTGAGAATGCCAAGGCGGATAATTGGCAAGAGCTATGCCTTGACATCGACAAGGATGAAAAGGGGCTGGAAAATATTCCTTCTG ACCAAAGTGTGGAGTATTTTCTGATGAAGGGGGTGCTGAACTACATTGGTAGTGTAGATGTAAG TCCAGAGTCATGCTACCTACATCACGAGCTTCTGAACTTGATGCTAGTCCTTATGTCGACTCAATTATGTTCTGGACCATCTCCAGAACCAAAAGATGTGCATCCATTCATTGATGCGGCTATGCTTCAG GACAGTTCCATAGTAGCTTCGGTTGTTCAAAAGTTACTACTTAATTTTGTAAGGCGACCACAAATTCCTTCAAATGGTTCACACCCTGTTTTCTCTGATGACGGTGGGCCTGGTGTTCTGCAACGAGTTGGCTCAGCAGCTG CAAATTTTGTACTACTGCCATATTATACTTTCAACTATTTTGTAAGTGCAAGCGCTGAAGGTGCGACAAGTCAATTGGCAGATAACAGCTTACTTGTTCTGCTTATTCTGATCCACTACCGAAAATGCATATCAATGAATGAGTCCATTCCAACCGACAGTGTCTACATGAGTGATTCAAATACCAATGTCAAGGATGCACCAGCTTTTCATGAGAACCCTTACTGCAAGGCACTAAACAATGCTAAAGACATTCAAT TTGATCATGCCGATGTTGAGGGAAATGCTCAAAATGGACCCGTTGTCAGGCTGTCTTTTGCATCGCTGTTTGATGCTCTTGGCAC ATGCTTAAAAGATGAGAGCTCAGTTCTGTTGCTCTATTCTCTGGTCCATGGGAACTGCGATTTTCAGGAGTATGTTCTGGTTCGAACAGACTTGGATACTTTG CTCGGATTTTGTCGACAGCTTATGCCTATTTTGGAAATGCTCTACAATGCATCAAGGAAGACTTCCAATCAGATCTACATGCTGTTGATAATTCTCCTGATACTTAGTCAAGATTCAACCTTCAATGCTAGTGTGCACAAATTG GTGCTTCCTAGCGTTCCTTGGTACCAGGAGCGCCTCATGCATCAAACTTCTCTGGGATCGTTGATGGTCGTAGTACTAATCCGAACCATCAAGTACAACCTCTCCAAGCTGCGA GATGTCTACCTTCACACGAACTGTCTTGCAATTCTAGCAAACATGGGTCCTCATGCGCATAGGCTGAGTGCATATGCATCTCAAAGGCTGGTTAGCCTCTTCGACATGCTTTCTCGCAA GTATGCCAAATTAGCCGAGTTAAAAAATGACAAGGCTCTCAAAGTTACGTCTGATCAAATGGAAGCAGACATCATTTCAGATGATACG TCAACGGAGCTTCACATATACACTGACTTCTTAAGAATCGTTCTGGAAATCATCAATGCAATCCTTACATATGCATTACCCAGAAATCCTGAG GTTGTGTATGCTGTATTGCATCGACAAGAGGTTTTTCAGCCCTTCAAGAACCATCCTCGTTTCAATGAATTGCTTGAGAATATATACACA GTATTGGATTTCTTCAACAGTAGAATGGACATGCAACAGTTAGACGGGGAATGGTCTGTTGACAAGGTTCTTGAGCTCATTAATAAAAATTGCCGTTCATGGCGTGGGGAAGGAATGAAG ATGTTTACGCAGTTACGATTTACATATGAGCAAGAAAGTCATCCTGAGGAATTCTTCATTCCATACGCATGGAGGCTTATACTATCACGAGG ATTCTCTTTCAATCCTGGTGCCATAAATTTGTTCCCAGTGGAGATTCATGTTGAT GATTCACCATCCAGCGAACAAAAGGTTTAG